The DNA region CAGAACTGTTATGTTTGGTTAGTGAATCAAACCATATTGCACAATCAATTTTAAAACCGAACTAAAATTGAAATTGAATCAAATAAGAAATGTaaccaaaacaaaacaaaacaaaaaacaaaaaatattaaaaataagttttaatttaaaaataataaataatttaacGATTCAATTTTTTATTAAGTGGTTCGATTTAAGAAAAATTAACTTCTAACTCTTTGGTTCAATGATTATGATTCAATTCGATTTTAAGTAAATTGAAACAATTCGGTTCCATTCAAATAATACATTTTTCTTATGATTTGATTCGGTTCAGTTCAACTTTGTCATTGACCATAGCATGAAAAGTCCTATATATAAGTACTTAAGTTAGTTACACATACATACTCGTACCTATTTATTTAAATTTctaataaaaaatttaattaattataatttattataatattttaactttttaacaacataaaaaaattcaaaaatattattattaaaataaaaataaataaatacttatattaaaataaatatatatttaataGTAATGTATTTAATAACacatatttatatataataaaaaaatatataaatatatattatgcGAATATAAACTGAAATGAGTATCTTAGTATTTGTATTCGTTTATTTTAGTGGATAAATGTTCGAAGTTATACCCATATCTATCTTATAAATTTTTGTCCTACTCATTATTAAGAAGATTTTAAATTCTACATTGGATAGACATAGTGCTTGAAAATAATTTATATAAAATGACATTCCTTAGTcagatttataaaaataaattatattaaaCTCTAATATGATATTAGAATCTATCCAATGATAGATCGGCCGTCTCATTAATATCTATACACTAAGCTTAATTCTCACATGATTAGACATAATGCTTAGGATTAAAAGTATGATATATATTGAGAGTCCAAACAAATATTTTTGTTTATAGATACTTATCCCTtcgttttttattataagtcgtttttgatttttcacacgtattaaaaaatttaataattgtggtatgaaaaagagaaattatgaaggattttttgcaaaattgtccttcattaataatattgaaaaaataaattgatataattgaaagaatagagaataataaatatttaagggtataataggaaaaataatattaataaatcattgatattataaaacaacttatattgtggtacaaaatatttGTTTAAAACGACTTATAATATAAAACGAAAATAAATATAGTATATAATAGAGAAAATAGTAATGCTCAAATACAAACCTATCTAACTAAACATGGTAGAATAGTTTAAGAAAAACTTTAAcaacgaaaataaataaatattattgaATTTATTTAAATGAATTTGTTTAAAATTCCTGTGCAAAATCGTTCGAATAAGATCAAATTTTAAAGTATTTAAAAAGAAATCCAAACCAACCAAATGcatatattttaatatttatttatttatttattatgaAATTGATATATTATGTTAATTTATTATCATTgataattaatttattttaatattattttttaattttgtttaacctatttaattttacaattttatttgtttcaaatagtATAATCAATCGTTATTTTGTAATACTAATTTATAatagattatatatatatatatatatatatatatatatatatatatatatatatatatatatatatatatatatatatatatatatatatatatatatatatatatatatatatatatatattacatcAAATATATCATTTTATActatttaaaaaatattaataaaaaaattatgatttATAGTTTTAATATCCAAAACCGATCAAAATGAAATTGATAAAATTATATCAGACTAGATCAGAGTTTTTAATTAATCATAAATAAATTTGCAACTAATTTTATCTTTAGATAAAAAGtaattttatttcaaaatcaaTTCAAACCTTACATCAAACATTCTATATTATAAGACTCTTCAAACCGTTCAAACCGTGCATTGAATATTCTATTATAAAGAGTCACTTGTTTAGAAAGTAAGGTATCCCACCATATAGAAAGTCACACAAATCACATGAGTTGCAAAATTGGTGAATAAACTAAAACCATGGCTACACCTTTATTAAGTTTCTTTCCAAAACAAAATTGATAGGATAGGATAAcatgaatgaaaaaaaaaatcaaataacCAAATAATACGTTAATAAGGAAATTTCTTTCATATTTTCACAAAACGTTAAACACTCATAATCCTTCAATTACATCCAAATACATGTACACATCATCATCACACTCCTAATCTAACAAGTAATCACAAATTAACTTtcattaataaataaaattaatcacAATTGAAACACCATGCATGCACCCCCTAATAATAATTTCCAAGAACCTTCTTATAATTTTGTCACCACTCTTTGTATCACTACCTTTCAATATCAACAGGTGAAAAAGTTTTTTTCCCCACATGAATAAAGCTCTTTTGGTTGCCAACTAAGCTTCCCTTTTGATTTTCCACGTCATCATTAAACTTttcaacttcttcttcttcttcaataTTCCCCAACGAGAAATACATGACCTTATTTTCATCGAAGAATTTAGTCAAAAACAAATAGAAAGAAACACCGAAAATGGTGACAAGAATTAAAAACCAACTAAACATGATATTAACAAGTGCAACCGCACGATGAAGTGATTCATGATCAGAACATCTCACAACTTTATGACCTTGTTCAAGATTCATAAAACATCCTTTTGAAATCAAACTTGGTGTCCAAAGCATGAACCCCATAACCATAAGCCACAAGCCTTGAAAAAATATACTCAAAGATCTCACGAAGCTAACCAAGAAGCTTTTTTGCATGGAGATTCCGAAAAGAGTTGTTGAAAAGGACACAAAGATAAGAATCTGTAGGAGAAGATGATATTGTCCTTCTGGTCCCATGTGATCAGATGAATGGAGATGAAAGAGAAGAAATTGTTGAAAAAAAGCTATGGAAGCTAGTAATTGAGTTAAGGAAGATTTTGATTTGTTTTCGATTTTATCGAGGATGATCGCGAAGACGGCGTAGACGAAGAATGTCAATGAGATCGAAGCGTGTTCGAAGTTGTGGAGATGGTTTGAGGGGATTGTTCCGTCGGGGTCGAACGGTTGGTGTCGGTCGGGACCAATGAAAAGCTCCATGGAGATTGAAGATGTTGTGCCTACCATGATGAGGAAGAGTTCAAGGTATTTGAGTTTTGATGATGGGAACCATGGTGATGAAATGTAGGTGTTTGGATTTTGAAGATGGAGTTTGATGTTGTTGAAAAGGTGCCATAGACCTATCATTAAGAAACCAAAACCAGGAGCAACATGTCCTACTAGAGTGCCCATGTTAATGTTTAAGGATGTTTTTTAAGGATGTTATTTTGGTTTATATAATGATTTTGGAAGAGGGAATGGAAGAGAGGGGTTGGTTGAATGAAAATGGATGGAGAAAGAGATGGGGATTTAAATATTTAAAGAGGGAATTATTTAAGATTGTGTGAGTTGAGTTAAGGTATAGTCTAGAGGGTTCTATTAGTAATTCAAGTCCAACATTAATTTGTGACTAGGTTGATGAATAAGggtttgttttgttgttttaattTTCTACATTATGACCAAATGACGAATGAGATGAGGTTTAGCTTGTTTCTGACTTTCTAGATAAATAAATTAAGTTTAGAGGAGCACGCAGCCCTTGTGATTATCTTCTTTAAATGTTGATTAATATTGTGCAACACATGACATCATGTGATTTCTATTTAGAGTGTATTTCTATATCAAAGTTTTAAATTCAAATTCTATTATTTGTTAATTTTTGTGTTGAGTTTATCTATTTCACATTAAAAAAAAGTGGTGTTAGTCTATCCTACAAGTAATTGTAGATTATGTTCTAAATTTGCTGGTTTTAGAATTACATATTGAATTtgtaaaataataatatattttttttatttatatagGCTGAacttttttaaaataatttttgtagcattacatatttttatttaaaaataaattcttataaaataaattttaaaatataaagAATTTTTTATGCTtttaaataaaaacaaacaatttataatctcaaatttaaattatttataagAATATATTAGTGTAAAAACTCTGAGATCTTGTACTTTGTGTGATTTCATCGTTCAAAAGTGATTAGATTTTGTAATGGTGTGAAGTTAAATTTGTTATATAAGTTAAATGAATATTAATATTATGTTAAAAGTATTTAAAGTAAAAAATAATGAATAAAATCAATCTTTATTAGAATAGATTTTTGTTAGTATAAATTGGTCGATGGTATTTACCTATAcaataataattttattttttataataaattagGATTGTAGTGTTACAAGTAATATATATAATATTACAATTCAGTTTACAATAATACCTCTGAAATGTACTACGAAAGAGAGCTAATGCATTTGGACTCGTAGTCACCTACAATAACAAAAAGTTAGACCTAAGACAGGTTTGGAGTTTCCACATATTTTGTGTTTGTCTTTATCTTAATATTCTTAATATGAGTCATACTTAACAATCTCCACATTGATTAATATCCAACTCCTATGAAAACTTCATGCACGAAAATCATATTCTGACAACTAGGGAGGTGCACCTCTTGATTAACAATGAAAAGCATGTATCAAGTCCAAACAATGCTTGAACTTGTCACTAATGACTGGCTTGGTCAACATATCAACTGCATTCTCTAAAGTATGAACATTTTCAAGTAATATTTGTCCATATGCAAGTAACTTTTTAATCATGTAAAACGTCTCACCAATATGTTTGATCTTGTCATGATACACTTTATTATTTGCAAAATAAATGACACTCTGACTAGCacaatgcaattgaatttcacCTTGCTCGACACCCAATTCTCTTATCAATCATGTAATTCATATGGCTTCTTTGGCAGCCGCACCTACCGCCATGTACTCTTTTTCATTTGTTGACATGACCACTACAGATTGGACCAATGATTTCTAACAAATAATACATCTTGATAAAGTAAATACATACTTTGTTGTAGATCTTCTATCATTCATATCACTGATGTAGTCTGGATCAACATACCTACGATGAAAGGATAACCATGTTCACTACTAAACATGCTACCATAATCTGTTGTACCATTCAAGTACTTGAAAACGCACTTGACTTCTTCCCAATGACACTTTCTTGATTTTGACATAAACTTACAAACTTGACTTACAACTTGTACCAAGTATGATCTGGTCCAGACCATAACATACATTAAACAACCAATAACACTAACATAAGGAACCTTTGACATATACCGAACTTCTGCATTTATCTTATGACACTGATCCAATGAGAGCTTAAAGTGATTCGCGAATGAAGTACTCACAACCTTTGAATTACTTATGTGAAACTCGTCTAACATCTTTTCAGTATAGCTTTTCTAAGTGAGACATCATTTTCTAAACTCATATTCTTGTGAATTTTCATATAAAGAATATTCTTAGCAACACCTAAGTCTTTCATGTCAGAATCCTTTCTCAACATGATTTTAAGTTCATTTACATCATGTAAATGACTAGCAGCAATCaacatatcatcaacataaaatAACATGAAAATAAAAGAGTCATCATCAAGACTCCTAAGATAAACACATAACTCTTACTCACATGTATTAGTCAAATCATTTGTACCATTTACTTGGAGACTTCTTTAAACCATACAAAAACCTCTTTAATTTACAAACTAGTCTACATGTCCAACGTCATTGAATCTCTCTGGATACTCCATGTGAATTTTCTCATCTTTATTACAGTGAAGAAACGTCATATTCACATCCATCTACTCCAAATGCATGTATAAAATGGTTACCATGGATAATATTTCCTTGATAGAAGTATGTTTGGCGACCGAAGAGAAAATCTTATCGCAATCAACCCTTTTCTCTTGTGATTACCTCTTTGCTAAAAGAGGAGCCTTGAACTTTTTCCCTTCCTTTTCTATTACTATTGTTTTTCTCTTGAACACCCACTTACAATCGATGGTCATTTTCCCCTTAAGAAGATGAACAAGCCTCCATGTCTGACTTTTCTTCAAGGACTCCATCTCCCACACTATTGTACCTATCGACTTACCTTTCTCCTAGATAACTATAGTCTCTCGAAAGCTGGAAGGGCATCCAAAACTAGTAAGCACATAAGACATTATGTCTTCATACCCATATCCACCTAAAACTTTAGGTTCGTGGTAAATTTCAATAATAGAGTCTGGTTCCTTTTGTTGTTTAGGCACTAACTGCATATTGTTCACTGGTGGCAGATCAACATCCACCTAAATCACATGTTTATTGGAAGTTTCCCTTCAAGTGTTGACAAATTTGTTGCAACTGACTCCTTCAATATTAATTGCTCATCAAAAATAACATATTTGTTGATTACGATCTACTTTTTAATTGGATCGCATGACTAAATCCCTTCACACCTTATGTGTAATTGAGGAAGACACACTTCTTAGACTTTGGATCATGTTTAGTTTTGTTCCATGTCGGACAAAGACCCGGAACCCAGCGGTCTATGCCAACCAATATTTAGGACCCCTATGTCCACGCCGACCAAAGATCCGAGTTCCACTACTCCTCACAGGTCAAAGGGCCAATGGCATGAAGCCCATTACCTAAACTACTCCGCCAAGCCTGAGGTATAAATATATCTATAAAGGGTTCTAAGGTATACACACAATCTCTAATCTCCATTTTCTCAATCATGTATCTTAAATCCTAACTGAATTAGGCATTGGAGTGTTAACCATGCAGGTACCCCCCCTCGGAGATATCAACACCGCTTATCAACGTCGTATCATCACTGATACCTCTGGTTCAAGAAGCGACGTAATCACAACCTTTGATCCATGGTGCCACATCTGCAAAGAACATCATAAGCTCCATTTTGTAATAGTTTCCATAATCATCACCATTTATGGTTCCGTAAAAGAACAATGGCACTGGCTCTGGGAATCGAACTTTTGATTCCTATGATTTCCACAATTTAATGTTAGATTCTTAGATTGAGCTCCAAAGAGATCTTTGGCGAATAAATTTAAGTTTCGCAAAGCCAAAATCTCATATATGCGTCGTTGGATCCACCGAACGCCAACCCAACACCGAGAAAATGGTTACTTCGATTTCGAGCCACCTCAGAACGATGTTAATGGAAGCCTCTGATCAACATTTCATTCGGGAACTTCCTAGTCAACCGACTGGGGCACGCTGTCCGGTCTGGGTTCAGATTTTCAAGTTTGGGATCACTCGGGGTCCGTGACATCATCGGTCGAGCAAagttgtaacaccctaaaccctgACTCTTAATATAAAAGAGAATTTTCACAATTTAGGATGCTACTCAAAATGCAACTTCAAGagtatttttcaaaaactttgCAGCGAAACTCAAAATATCTCAAAATATAAAATGATTATTTAAAGAAAATATTCAAATAAATAATTTCAAACAACAACTTAACAAAACAAGCGCCTCATCCCCGATGTTACAAATCTGAGAATATAAATCACTAAAAAGAGATAAATGTAAATATAAACAAAGACAACCTCCAAGGACATCTTCCAACTTGCGAGCAATAACTCCTGTTGAGTACCTAATTGTATGTACTCTAGAGGAGCACATATGCCACAACAACAAAAGAGGTGAGAATACACCTTACAAATGATAACGGTGAAAATTAGCAGCAGGATGGTGATTAGCAAATTCATAAGTACATCATTCACATAAaaattcaatcaaaatcaaataatGATGCAAATGCTAATGCCACCAACTCCTCATCAAAATGCATGTGGTACTAAGTCTCTGGGATCAGAGGTATGTTACTGGTTTTTCCATGTCTCTGGTTCCTCTCTGAACTATGTCCCTCTCTAGACGTGAGACTGTCATAGTTTCTCTCTGAACTAGGCCATCACTGAATCAAAGTCCTATATTTCTTCGAAATAAATGGATGCATGGTTATGAACAATATAAacatgcaacatcatcaacatcataGAATCATAACATCACAAACATCAAAATATCATAAAAATGTTCCACTCTTGAACATATTTTTCTCTAATCACAGACCATCACTATAATCTCTCTGGATTACTATACTCAAAATCGTCAATTAACACAGTCATTGTAATCACTCTAGATCACTATACTCAAAATCGCCAATTAAGGTCATCACTGCAATCCCTCTGGATTACTATACTCAAAAATatgtttttaaaataaatttatttttcaTCAAAAAGAGTAAAGTTATCTTATTACACAAAATTCTAACTCataaaaaattctcaaaattttattatattagtCACTATTCATCAAAATCCTAAAAATAACTCAATACCTCTTAGTTTTCAAAATGACTCTAGAATATCCCAAAAGTACTCTAAATTATTCAAAAGTGCTATAAAAGACAACTCTTTACGAGTGATAACTCTACTAACTCTAAGCGATGATAGTTTAACTTAATTTTAACTCTTGGCTTAATAGTCTTCAACAAATAAAAATATTACTTAAAATATAATCTTATAATATCAACAATGCTCCAAACGCAATTCAAGTGTATCTTATATTCTGATCGTCGACTCTAGACAACTCAAAAGAAACACTATAATAACTCTAACCAAATAAAGTAAGACCCTTAATGTCAAAATTTCTCTGCTCAAGGACCTTACACATATCCTTTAGCTCATCATGTTCCTTCAAAAGCTCACCATAACCCAGAACATCATCTTGGACCACAACTACAATAGAAATAAGGGACCTAACTCTAAATAAAGTATGAGAAACATCCACAAAAAGGACCTGCTCGTCAGTTGCAAATAAACCACAAGTGATATCCAGGTCATCAACGGCCACGGAAGCAACAAACTCCTCTGGGGTTCTGGGCACCGGGAAGGTAGAATAGCATGAAGCCGGAAGAAAGGAGTCAGAGCATTCCGTTCACCATCCCATACTAAACGAGCCCGTTTAGAATAACCTTCCCCAACAGGATTGGACGAACTGTCACTTCGAGCCATATTGGCGAGGTAAGGAGAATGTGAAGCTCCCCGACTATATAAATCAACTACATCAACATCCTACTGACCCAATTTTAGGGTTGGAAGTAGGACACCTTTTTCGAAGATTCACAATAGTAGGAACCCGGACATCCGCGACATAAACAAAATCAACAACGGGTACCACTGGCGTCTGGATAAACGACCCAACAATCAGAACCTAGTCATTTGCAAGCTCCAAATCTTTCTGCAATTGAATCAAATGATTCATGTTATCTATAAAAGCAAAAATTGCTTGGTTAAAAAAAGGGGCGGGTTCGGATCCCCATCCTCACCATAGAACTTTTGTCACTCAGAATGTTCAGAAGCACTAAGTAGAACATGAATATTTATACACCTCTTCTTGTGCTAAAAGGAAATCAATTCACCAGGACCAAACCCTTCTTCATATCAGAGCCCTTGGTACCAGGCATGCAAATCTTCTTTGATTTTTACTTACTCGAAAGACAAAAAGGTTGACCTGAAATAGTAAAATGGGATTGGCCAGTAGAAATGAGCCATGAACCAATATTTACAAAAACCGTTTCTACAAGAACGAACATTTCCAACCAGATTTGAAGATTAGCATAAGGCCATATGCGCCTCAGGAGTTACGGGTATCACCAATGCGAATCTCCCCATAAAATCACCCCAGTCAGAAGCGAAGTGGTTGAACCAAGGCACTTGGGACAGAGAGAGATCAATAATTGATCCCGAGAATCATCTAGTGAAGTACGAGCCACATAAAAGAGTTCAAAGAAAATCCCCAATGAAGGCTTCCAAGACATATAGTTGTGGTAAAGCTGGAATACCAATATGAAGGCCCAGGATCCAGGGTGAAGTTGTGAGGGGGTAACTTTTAGATGGTTCATCACAGACACTTCAAAATCAGAGAAGGGTTGACAAATCCCTAACCTGATGAAGAGACACTCATACAGAGGAACCAATCATCTCCTGAAATAGCTACACACCCTATCAGCTGGGCCTACTGGAAGAATCTCTAAATTCGACGTATCGCCTATGATGATGTTGGCCTGAGTTATCTCTTCGGTGGTGTTCAGGACAGAAGAAGTCCCAACTATTTCAGTGGCTAGTCAATGACACCTACTTAGATTAGCATATTCTATTAACCTAACACCCTTATGAGCCAACACATCATCTCTATAATGATCGATGAGATTGATCCAAGACACGTCTTCATGCTTCCTTTCACACTCTAAGTGAAGAGCAATATCTGCATCGCTAGGATCATGGCCAATCGACAACTGGTATGTTTGAACAAAGCTATCTACATGTTCCCTCCTTAGAGGAGCAACCTGTATTTCTTCCTCGGTGATGACCAGAGAAGGCATTGGTATCTCAAAAAGGTTTCCACCCCCACCAAAGTCCACATGGATCGAAGATTCTGAAGTGTTCATAAATGGGGTGTTGTCTGACAAAGATTCCCCAGAAAAACCCTTCATATTTGAACCATCACTCAATATGATGATTCCTAATTTGGAACCCCCACTAACAGAAGGAAAGGAAGGCAACTCAGACTCCATTCCCCCCTGTTGAAGATAAAGAAACACAACCCTCCAAGTCAATCCTGATAATAGAGTTACGACTCATCGTAATTAAAATGCAATAAAAACTTGAGGAAAAGTTGAACAGAAGAAAAGGTATCTTGAAATATAAGGGTAAAGGCTCTAAAATGAGAAACGAAGCTTCAGAAATTCAAATTTATTAGCGTGGGATGGTGGTTACTCTAGGAAGTAAATGCTCTAAAACAAGATGGAAAAACTTAAAGATACAAGGGAAACTCAATATGTGGAAGAACTAAAAACATTTTCCCACGTCCTTTCTCTATCTTTATATATGTGAAAGCAATCGAACAGATCTGATCGAAAGTAGGAAATAAGGACAGATCGATGGTCATATTTATCTAAGGATGACAATCCCAATCGAGTGTACTCAAGTACACAGAAAGTTATGTCATATAAACCCATTCCTTTTCAAGTCACACGTCGTGTAAAAATGGAGAACTAATTCAATGATGTGACTACATTCAATGTTCACATTTGCATCACGCTATGGAAAAACCAAAGTGGCGTATACCAACCAATGCCTGGATAAACTCTTTTGAGGTTGGCCACTACTATTGAAAGATTCCCCCTGCGTCAAACATGCTCGACGAGTCTTGGGGAAAATTGTTCCGTGTCGGCCAAAGATCTGAGTTCTGTAACACCCTAATCCCCGACCCGACATTTAAGTGAAATAgtttgaataaaataaaatattagaGTGTCAACAAAACATAAAACTTCAAAAACCAAATAAAGACCGAGATAAAGTCTCATCAACAactccaacaaaacaaaacatcATGCAATGACGGAAGACATCCCATCCCCTGTGCTACATATCAGAGCGACTCATTTAAGATCCAATGATAAAAGCTAAAGGGGGCGTAAGCTTTATCCCCTAACTCAGCTGCTACTCATATACCTGATTGCCTATACTCCTAAGGAGCACAGACGCCACAATAACAATCAGAGGTTGAGAATACATCTAGCAATTATAAATAGTGAATAACAACAAGACATGATAGTAATAACAAATATAACAGTATCCTCAATCACATGaaaaacacaatcaaacaaatcaTAATGAAAATGCAATGCAATGCCACTATATCCAtctcatatgcatgtggtactAAAATCATTGAGATCCGAGGTATGTTACGAATATTCCCATGTCTCTGGTTCCTCTCTGAATCGTATCCTTCTCTGGACGTAAGACCGCCATAGTTCCTTTCTGAATCAAACCATTATTGGATCAAAATCCTACCTATCTCCGaaatacatgaatgcatgatCATAAAAACACAACATACAACAAAATCATCATCTCAAGATCATAACAAGACACAAGTCTCAATCATTCACAAAAGGTTCCACTATTGAACCTATAATTTTCCATATTCGGCCATCAATGTAACCCCTATTTGAATTACTAACTCAAAATGCAATTAAAGACCATCATTGTAATCCCTCTTCGGATTACTATCTCAAAACGTCATTCAAGACCATCAATGTAATTCGTCTCTGGATTACTAACTCAAAACGTCATTCAAGACCATCACTTTAATTCCTCTCTGGGTTGCTATACtcaaaatatatttttaaaaaaataattatttatcTCACAAGGTAAAGTTATGTCATTACCAAATATTTTCAACTCATCAAATTACTCAAAATAACTCAAAAAGTCCTATAG from Lathyrus oleraceus cultivar Zhongwan6 chromosome 1, CAAS_Psat_ZW6_1.0, whole genome shotgun sequence includes:
- the LOC127078688 gene encoding uncharacterized protein LOC127078688 — protein: MGTLVGHVAPGFGFLMIGLWHLFNNIKLHLQNPNTYISSPWFPSSKLKYLELFLIMVGTTSSISMELFIGPDRHQPFDPDGTIPSNHLHNFEHASISLTFFVYAVFAIILDKIENKSKSSLTQLLASIAFFQQFLLFHLHSSDHMGPEGQYHLLLQILIFVSFSTTLFGISMQKSFLVSFVRSLSIFFQGLWLMVMGFMLWTPSLISKGCFMNLEQGHKVVRCSDHESLHRAVALVNIMFSWFLILVTIFGVSFYLFLTKFFDENKVMYFSLGNIEEEEEVEKFNDDVENQKGSLVGNQKSFIHVGKKTFSPVDIER